The stretch of DNA TATAGACCAACTGCGTATGACCGTCGCGCCGCAGGATAATAACTTGCTCGTCAAACCACGGGATGATGCCTTGCAGTTTAACGCCGTTGACGAGAAAGATCGTCACAGGTGAACGCGTGCTTTGCACGTGATTGAGAAACACATCCTGCACCGGCGCGCCGGGCGGCTGCTCATGGGGGGTGGTGTTGAATTCTCTAGCCACGTTGGCGCCTATTTTTGTTGATACGTTGGGTTACCTGAGAGGCTTAATTCCCCCAAACGCATCAACTCGCCTTCAGGCTGCAACACAAAGCCATGACCCTATGAAACTAACCGGGCGCGCCGCGATCTTCCTGGGTGACGCCAAGCTGTTTGAGCTTGCGATGCAACGCGCTGCGTTCCATGCCCACGAAGTTGGCCGTACGGCTGATATTCCCGCCGAAACGCAAGAGCTGCACCTGCAAATATTGCGTCTCGAACAAATCGCGCGCTTCACGCAGCGGCAGCGCCATCACATCCGCGCCCGCATCAAGCCGCGTCATGGAAGGCGCGCCTTGGCTGATATTGGCCGGGAGCATATCGGCACGAATCAAATCCTGCCCCGTTCCCGGCATCATGATCAGCAACCGTTCCATCAGGTTGCGCAACTCACGCGCATTGCCCGGCCATTCATAGGCTTGAAGCGCGGCCAGCGCATCGACGGATAACTCCCTTGGCGCAAGGCCTGCATTCTCCGCGTAACGACGAAGAAAATGCTGCGCTAAAGCCGGAATATCCTCACGGCGCTCCCGCAAACTCGGGATGCGCAATGGTACAACGGCCAGGCGATAATAGAGATCTTCCCGAAAACGCCCGGCGGTGATTTCCGCCTGCAAATCGCGGTTCGTCGTGGCCAGAACGCGCACATCCACTTTTACGCGCGTAGCACCGCCCAAACGCTCGAAAGTCTGATCCTGCAAAGCGCGGACGATCTTGCCTTGCGTTTCAAGCGGCATATCCGCCACTTCATCCAACAAGAGCGTGCCGCGATGCGCACGTTCCAGCACGCCGGTGCGACGCATCAGCCCATCAGGCTGTCCCTCGATGCCGAACAGTTCTTCCTCGAACCGGTTCGGCGCCAAAGTAGCGCAATTCAAGGCAATGAACGGGCCGGAGGCGCGCTTGGAACGCGCATGGATCATCCGCGCGGCCACTTCCTTGCCTGCCCCGGCCGGACCGGTGATCAGAACGCGCGAGCCCGTTGGCGCAACGCGGTCGATCTGCGCGCGCACTGCGGCGATCGCGGCTCCATCGCCGAACAATGCCGTCTCGGCACCCGCACGTAGCCGAAGCTCGGCGTTCTCCCGTGCCAATCGCGCGGCTTCCAGCGCCCGGCGCACCACCACGACCAACCGATCCGCCTGGAAAGGCTTTTCGATGAAATCGTAAGCGCCATGCTGAAGGCTTGCGACGGCTGTCTCAAT from Kozakia baliensis encodes:
- the hfq gene encoding RNA chaperone Hfq produces the protein MAREFNTTPHEQPPGAPVQDVFLNHVQSTRSPVTIFLVNGVKLQGIIPWFDEQVIILRRDGHTQLVYKHAVSTIMPVAPLVLFDSGDENPSEQHEQPEN
- the ntrX gene encoding nitrogen assimilation response regulator NtrX — its product is MEHEILIVDDEPDIRLLIEGLLKDEGYETRTAATSDQALAAFRARRPSLVILDIWLQGSRQDGIDVLKTIKAEEPNQPVVMISGHGTIETAVASLQHGAYDFIEKPFQADRLVVVVRRALEAARLARENAELRLRAGAETALFGDGAAIAAVRAQIDRVAPTGSRVLITGPAGAGKEVAARMIHARSKRASGPFIALNCATLAPNRFEEELFGIEGQPDGLMRRTGVLERAHRGTLLLDEVADMPLETQGKIVRALQDQTFERLGGATRVKVDVRVLATTNRDLQAEITAGRFREDLYYRLAVVPLRIPSLRERREDIPALAQHFLRRYAENAGLAPRELSVDALAALQAYEWPGNARELRNLMERLLIMMPGTGQDLIRADMLPANISQGAPSMTRLDAGADVMALPLREARDLFETQYLQVQLLRFGGNISRTANFVGMERSALHRKLKQLGVTQEDRGAPG